The DNA segment ctaagggctaataatggaccctcatcaccaatcactaagtagacagaATCGCAGCCGGtctcaaagaaaagcagaagacacttgggccttcgctcaggcctgctactagattaatttgtgtattgtaagcatgcatgcaattaacctgctatgttctcatcttccctcaacatgtatcacctggacactctcaccagtgaagcttaaaaccctcttggatggaacatcaactccaaatcaacatagatatgcaatgtgtataaaatgaactaaacctgtgaatagaatgaatgtgatgacaaacatattcaatgcaatatgaaccctataagaaatattactgataaaataatactgtaaaacatgttattaatacattcatcataaggcaggttatatggtaacaataaaagaatctctgaatcctaACATTTCCCACTGCTGAGGAGACCATGCGCTACAATCCAATACCCACTGGTATCACTCCAGGGCCCACCCTGTATGCAGTTGCCCGCATTAGCTCCCTGAGATCTGCATTTGACCTGTTTGTGACAGACGAGATCATTCAGCTGCTGTGCACCCACACAAACCTGCATGGGAGGCGAAACTGTGAGGATTGGAGGGATGTGGATGATGTGGAGATGAGAGCGTACATTGGGATTTTGATTCTCGCTGGTGTCTACCGCTCAAGGCATGAAGCATCGCGTGGTTTGTGGGCTGACAAGACCGGACGGGCAATATTCCGTGCTACAATGCCCCTCTACCGCTACGCCCAGATCAGCGCTAACATCCGCTTTGATGACAAGCTCACCCGCCCGGGACGTTTCAGGAACGATAAGCTTGCTGCATTTCGCGTCCTGTGGGAAAAGTGGGTTGCTCGTCTCCCCCTGCTGTTCAATCCAGGAGTTGACGTGTGTGTCGATGAGCAGCTGGTTGGATTCAAAGGTCGATGTGGATTTCGACAGTATATGCCCAGCAAGCCTGCAAAATATGGCATTAAAATCTGGGTGACCTGTGATGTGGCAACCTCCTATGCCTGGAAGATGGAAATTTACACAGGAAAATCACCTGGAAGTTCCCGGGAAGTTAATCAGGGAATGAGAGTTGTGCTACAACTGACAGAGGGGCTCCAAGGACACACTGTCACTTGTGACAACTTCTTTACCTCGTTCAGCTTGGCAGAGGAGCTGCTCAGAAAAAAACTAGCTCTGGTTGGCACAATCAGGAGAAACAAACCAGAGCTCCCTCCCCAGcttgttcagctgagacagaggAAGATTCTTTCATCTCTCTTTGCCTTCACCAAAACAACCATGGCAGTCTCCTACATGCCCAAGCGAGGGAAGAATGTGCTTCTTTTGAGCACAAAGCATAGGGAACCAGCAGTGAGTTATGGGGAAAAGAAGAAGCCAGCAGCAATCCTTGATTACAATAGGTGTAAAGGTGGAGTGGATAACCTAGACAAGGTTGTTGGCACCTACAGTT comes from the Oreochromis aureus strain Israel breed Guangdong linkage group 18, ZZ_aureus, whole genome shotgun sequence genome and includes:
- the LOC120434395 gene encoding piggyBac transposable element-derived protein 3-like; the encoded protein is MRYNPIPTGITPGPTLYAVARISSLRSAFDLFVTDEIIQLLCTHTNLHGRRNCEDWRDVDDVEMRAYIGILILAGVYRSRHEASRGLWADKTGRAIFRATMPLYRYAQISANIRFDDKLTRPGRFRNDKLAAFRVLWEKWVARLPLLFNPGVDVCVDEQLVGFKGRCGFRQYMPSKPAKYGIKIWVTCDVATSYAWKMEIYTGKSPGSSREVNQGMRVVLQLTEGLQGHTVTCDNFFTSFSLAEELLRKKLALVGTIRRNKPELPPQLVQLRQRKILSSLFAFTKTTMAVSYMPKRGKNVLLLSTKHREPAVSYGEKKKPAAILDYNRCKGGVDNLDKVVGTYSCWRKTGRWPLALFYNLLDVSAYLAFVLWKAVHPEWESTKTYQRRVFLEELGHMLVTPEIARRPCAPRSKAAAAIVAEIQQSESESEYDPQPINKMRKRCELCIKRRRTATTCSSCGKSVCKDHSAVVCVSCHP